From a single Rutidosis leptorrhynchoides isolate AG116_Rl617_1_P2 chromosome 5, CSIRO_AGI_Rlap_v1, whole genome shotgun sequence genomic region:
- the LOC139850672 gene encoding kinesin-like protein KIN-UA, with translation MANNNYKNGGGGGVKTKSISSSSSFSSSSGYKSKPSVTSGLRRSSTGSVSNSTGGSHKDTPGVSGRVRVAVRLRPRNNEELSTDADFADCVELQPELKRLKLRRNNWDSDTFEFDEVLTEFASQKRVYEVVAKPVVESVLDGYNGTVMAYGQTGTGKTYTLGRLGDEDTSARGIMVRAMEDIFAEISPETDSIYVSYLQLYMETIQDLLDPTNDNLSISEDPKNGDITLPGATLIEVRDQPSFVELLRLGEAHRFAANTKLNTESSRSHAILMVHVKRSVKEKDSVSTIENGSSKSHMSRTMKPPVVRKGKLIVVDLAGSERIDKSGSEGHTLEEAKSINLSLSALGKCINALAENSSHVPVRDSKLTRLLRDSFGGTARTSLVITIGPSPRHRGETSSTIMFGQRAMKVENMLKIKEEFDYKSLARKLDVQVESLIAEHERQQKAYKDEIKRISLEAKKQVSEAEKSYADTLEKERLKYQRDCMESIKKLETQLAVKQSNDESRHKTSNGELIEVKKLLQNEILLRKSAEEEVKKLQNQVMQYKKSEVAGNAEILKLRKKLEDEVHQKEKLEEEISMLQNQLLQLSFDADETRKQIESGDHSIEMTPDMGSLVSPVRQPQIKYSGEQEKGPVAKLFGQVGLQKILSLLEADDPDVRIHAVKVIANLAAEATNQEKIVEAGGLTSLLSLLTTSEDENIHRVAAGAIANLAMNESNQELIMSQGGISLLAMIAENADDPQTLRMVAGAIANLCGNDRLQIMLRAEGGIKALLGMVRCRHPDVLAQVARGIANFAKCESRASTQGIKSGKSLLIEDGALPWIVKNANNEVSPIRRHIELALCHMAQHEVNAKDMISGGALWELVRISRDCSREDIRILARRTLSSSPSFQVELKRLR, from the exons ATGGCGAATAATAATTACAAGAATGGTGGTGGTGGAGGTGTGAAGACCAAGTcaatttcatcttcatcatctttttcatcttCTTCTGGTTACAAATCTAAGCCGTCGGTAACGTCAGGTCTCCGTCGTAGCAGCACCGGTTCTGTCAGTAATTCCACCGGTGGATCTCACAAGGACACTCCTGGAG TTTCTGGGAGAGTTCGAGTAGCTGTACGATTAAGACCACGGAATAATGAGGAGCTCTCAACTGACGCTGATTTTGCTGATTGTGTCGAATTGCAGCCTGAG CTTAAACGGTTAAAActtagaaggaataattgggattcAGACACATTTGAATTTGATGAAGTTCTTACTGAATTTGCATCACAGAAGCGTGTTTATGAAGTTGTTGCAAAGCCTGTTGTTGAG AGTGTTCTTGATGGATATAATGGAACAGTTATGGCGTATGGGCAAACTGGTACAGGAAAAACTTACACACTTGGACGACTCGGGGATGAAGATACATCTGCTCGTGGAATAATGGTTCGTGCAATGGAGGATATTTTTGCTGAAATATCTCCTGAAACCGATTCTATATACGTCTCCTATTTACAG CTATATATGGAGACGATACAAGATCTACTTGATCCCACTAATGACAATTTATCGATATCGGAGGATCCAAAGAACGGAGATATTACACTCCCGGGTGCGACCTTGATTGAGGTCAGGGATCAGCCGAGTTTTGTTGAATTGCTACGATTAGGCGAAGCACATCGGTTTGCTGCTAACACGAAATTGAATACAGAATCGTCTCGTAGTCATGCCATTTTGATG GTGCATGTTAAGAGATCTGTGAAGGAAAAGGACTCTGTTAGTACTATTGAAAACGGTAGTAGCAAATCCCACATGAGTAGAACAATGAAGCCACCAGTTGTACGAAAGGGGAAACTAATCGTTGTGGATCTTGCGGGTTCTGAGCGTATTGATAAGTCGG GAAGTGAGGGACATACATTAGAGGAAGCTAAATCAATAAATCTTTCTTTAAGCGCACTTGGAAAATGTATAAATGCGTTGGCGGAAAACAGTTCTCATGTTCCCGTTCGTGATTCCAAACTTACAAGATTGCTTCGAGATTCATTTGGAG GTACTGCAAGAACGTCTCTTGTTATCACGATTGGTCCATCTCCTCGTCATAGAGGAGAGACATCGAGTACTATAATGTTTGGGCAAAGG GCTATGAAGGTAGAGAATATGTTGAAAATAAAAGAAGAGTTTGATTACAAGAGTTTGGCCAGAAAGCTTGATGTACAAGTAGAATCTCTCATCGCAGAACACGAAAGGCAACAAAAGGCATATAAAGATGAGATTAAAAGAATATCACTGGAAGCAAAAAAACAAGTATCCGAGGCTGAAAAAAGTTACGCAGATACTTTGGAG AAGGAAAGATTAAAATATCAAAGAGATTGTATGGAGTCGATAAAGAAGCTTGAAACGCAATTGGCAGTAAAGCAGTCTAATGATGAAAGCCGTCACAAGACATCAAATGGGGAACTAATTGAAGTTAAGAAGTTGCTGCAGAATGAAATACTTTTAAGAAAGTCGGCCGAAGAAGAAGTTAAAAAACTTCAAAATCAAGTAATGCAATACAAAAAATCTGAG GTGGCAGGAAATGCTGAAATCTTAAAGCTTCGGAAGAAGCTGGAAGATGAAGTTCATCAGAAAGAAAAACTCGAGGAAGAAATATCAATGTTACAGAATCAGTTGTTGCAATTGAGCTTTGATGCTGATGAG acAAGAAAACAAATAGAGAGCGGTGATCATAGTATAGAAATGACTCCAGACATGGGCTCCCTTGTATCTCCCGTCAGGCAACCACAGATCAAATATTCAGGGGAACAGGAGAAAGGGCCGGTCGCAAAACTCTTTGGGCAAG TTGGACTACAAAAGATTCTATCCTTACTGGAAGCAGATGACCCTGATGTGCGGATCCATGCTGTAAAAGTTATTGCTAATCTGGCAGCTGAAG CAACGAATCAGGAAAAGATTGTAGAAGCAGGTGGACTTACATCATTGCTATCTCTTCTTACAACCTCCGAGGATGAAAACATTCACAGGGTTGCTGCTGGTGCAATTGCGAATCTCGCCATGAATG AAAGCAACCAGGAACTTATAATGTCTCAAGGGGgtataagtttgctagcaatgatTGCAGAAAATGCCGATGATCCTCAAACTCTTAGAATGGTAGCTGGAGCTATTGCTAACCTTTGTGGCAATG ACAGATTGCAGATAATGCTAAGAGCTGAAGGTGGGATCAAGGCCTTGTTAGGAATGGTCAGATGCCGACATCCAGACGTTCTTGCTCAAGTTGCTCGTGGAATCGCAAATTTTGCAAAATGCGAGTCCAGAGCGTCCACCCAAG gtaTTAAAAGCGGGAAATCTCTATTGATCGAGGATGGTGCACTTCCATGGATCGTAAAGAATGCCAACAATGAAGTGTCACCTATTAGGCGGCATATTGAGCTTGCTCTTTGCCACATGGCACAACATG AAGTAAATGCCAAGGACATGATTTCTGGGGGTGCATTATGGGAGCTTGTTCGTATCTCACGAGATTGCTCAAGAGAGGACATTAGGATTCTTGCACGACGTACATTATCTTCGAGTCCTAGTTTTCAAGTCGAGTTGAAGCGCTTGAGATAA